The sequence below is a genomic window from Dictyostelium discoideum AX4 chromosome 5 chromosome, whole genome shotgun sequence.
AATAGCGCtacatttataaaatatttaagaaCAAGAGATGGTTCAACAATTGTTAAAACATTGACAAAtccatttattaattttatgaatgatataaatattattaaaattaattatacatGTCCAAATGAGGTAATTAGTTCAGAATCACCACCTTCATTAATATCATTCACAATATCAAAAAGTTCAATTGATGTAGGTTTGATTAATACcgttgattttaatttccaaGTAAATGATTTGCTTGGAATTAAAGATTACCAATAtccaatagtttatttaacAACTAGTAAACTTGATATAATTGAATGTGTTTCAAATTTAACttcaaaattaacaaatcaatttaaatgttcaattgaaattcCAATTGGATTTGGATATCCAAATGGAATTTTAGTATCTGTTTAtggttttataaataatggtGGTTTTTATAGTGGCTATTGTTCTCAACAATTACTTGAAATGAATTTTGCAAGTTTCATATCAACTAATCAAACCTATACAATTAATCAACCATATATTAAaagttcaaataaattttccaATCAAGGTGGTACTTTATGGATTTATGGAAGAGGTTTtgcaattgattcaattgttgagattaaatttaaagataatgGTTTCACTTCATttacacaacaacaaactaatttaatttattcaagtgctatttcaattgaaaatgttagATCAACAAATCAACCATTTGTAGTAATAGTTAAATCATcttcaaaaatttcaaatgaatttataattaatccaattcttttcaattttaattatacaGATCCATCATCTACATCACCTTTACCTACAAATCCACCAAAGAAATGTTTGGGTAATCCAGAATGTGGTGGTGTAAATAATGGTTATTgtaataatggtattggATGCGTATGCTACACTCCATGGGTAGGTGAAGATTGCACTTCAAAAGTTATTGTTATTCCTCAGCCATCGATTAATACAACAAACCCTACAACTGATATACCAATTAATGTTACAGATTCAACTCAAAATAATCTATATAgatcattaatttcattagtATCATTAAGAGAATTagatttcaataataaacaagtaaaattatttaattttgaaaaatggGTATATtcagaaattaataatacaacaaacaaatatttaACTACAAtctcaaataaaaatagtgttGGTGAAATAGTTGAAACGAATATCACAGTAGTATTACAATGGTTTGAAAAGAATGATACAGTAATATTTGCAGGTCAAACATTAAGAATGAAtccatcatcaattaaatatacaGTTAATATTACAAGTTATTCATTCGCTCAAAATCTTAACCATCTTCAATTGATTATGTCTGCATCATTACAATCCTCTAAAACTGATGATATATGctcttcaaaattatttggtaataCTAGCGATGGCGATAATTCAAACTTTATGAAACTAAAAGTAAATGATCATTCAGTATATGGTAGATTTATTAAACGTGcaattgttgataataaaattatctctgtcgataataatatattagaTGATTATTCAACGgatacaaattcaaattctcaTACATCTGAAACTTTTATTGGTATCTCAATTCCATTTTATAACTATAATGTATTGGTTGATCCTGATTTTTCAGTTTTAGTCGATTCTAATCCTTCATcttcaaatgatgaaaattcaatttgcACATCTTCTTCAAAATTATCTAGTGCTCAATTAGCTGGCATTATAATTGGTTCGGTTGCATTTGCTGCTATATTAGTATTTATTGCATCATATGCAATTATTCAAGgtagaaaagaaagaaaatatttaaatgatatgaataataaattatcatcaatgAATAAAAATGGAACTTCTGGGGgtgattgaaaaaaaaaaaaaaaagaaatctaaaaataaaaaattaaaaataaaaaaaataaaaaattagaaaataaaaaattaaaaataaaaaaaaataatattatgataacaataaaaattaaacttttattataattgcccccaaaaaaattttttattttatttttaataaaaattattaacccattaaaaaattttttttagcctatacaaattcaaaaccaattaaaaaaaaaaaaaaaatatcttttttttatttttttttttattttttttttttctttttgatttaatcaaaaatatctttCTCATAgtcaaaatcaaaagaaaaaaaaaaaatataaaaaaaaatcatattaTCGTCATACTCGAATctctttatttttcaataatatttagatatttaataaaaatctaaattttttttttttttctaatatttttttttttttttggtagaCAGAACCATATTAATtggtattatttttgtttatttttttaaaatgatttttcttgtttttaattttttactattttttttattttcttttttatttaatatctaaaaaaaaaaaaaaaaaaataaaaaaaaagaaaaaaaaaaaaaaaaaaaaaatcacctATTATCCAAAAAATACCAAACTAATAtgaaacaaattttaaagtcattattaatatttttaatattttggaTAAACAATTTTTGTTTATCTCAAAGATCCTATGTTTTTTTAGACTATACAGATCCATCTACATTAAATACATATCCTCCAACATCAAATGATGACCAAtgcaaatattttattaaaattttagtaTCAGGACAACTTCCTCCTGACTCATTAGATTTCGAtggaaataatataatatatccAAATATTGTATTAGCCTCAAATAATGAAACAGCTTCTTTATTCACTGTTAGTTTTATTAGTGAATATGggaattattttatatctttAGGTGTAAATCCTTGGGGAGAAATCTCCTATAATTATAGTTGTATaggtattttttaattttattttattttattttattgtattttttaatataaaatgtgatattaattttacttttttttaataatttaaattttattttttagaaattgataaatcaaaaataaatgttgaaacaaataaattatatttttcagAGTATACAAATTTTgcatcattttttaaattagatGGTTTAATATATCCTTTGGAATTATCATATGATCAGaatttatattcaatttcaagtttaggaaattattattatttagttaaATTCAAAACAATTGCATATATTAACTCTCAAACGAATCCATGGAGagttgatattttatttccaGGGTCAACAAtgatatctattttttttaatgattataatggtaaatgttttgaaaaactagaataaataaataatattataatttttaaataactttttttttttttttttaaaattccaatTCTATATAGAATCTATACCAGAAATAGATTCTCAAGAGATTGTAGATATTCAGTTACGTCCAACAAATGAATTTTATTCAGAGATGGGTTTTCAACATGGGCCATTAACAACTTTCAAATCAACTTCAAAAGCATTACAAactcaattatttttttgggaTATGCAAGGTTCATTGCACTTAATGGCAAAGCCATTATTTGGTATACCTGGTAATTTAACATACACCGTTTTAACTTTTCCATCTcttcaaaatataaattattcattatcctacccaaataataataatggttttaCAAAAGGTTTTGTTAATTCTCTTTTAACAAATGGTAAGTTagcttttttttaaaaaattttattttaattatttatttatttatttatttatttatttatttatttatttatttatttatttattttttttttattaaaaaattaaaattaacacTTTTTTATATAGTTATATATGGAGGTAGTATTAATGATGGCGCTGCAACATTATCCCACTATTATGATAACAGTTCACTGTTAAATATTTACAGTGGAGGttattttggtttaaaaaattatagttctaaatatttttattacagTTTTCAACAACGTTCCTCAGAAGAAATAGGAGTTAGTTTACCATTTCCATTTGGATTTGTGTGGGGTAATAACAGTTATTACCATATGAATGTTTCAAagttatcatcattatattTAGCAGATGAATTtactttgatttttaaagatCCTATTACTGGTCAAGAGATGAAATTAGCCAATATTATACCTGTTAATATaggtaaataaattatttttaatcttttttaatattgaaattaacctttttactaatttattttttttcttacaAGTCACAAATTATGATTTTcctgaaataataaattttcaaacgattgatattggtaaattcaaatttatagtaagaattaatataaaatcacAATGGGGTGTGAATTTCTTTTCTATTGATCCAAttgaacaaattaaaattattataaatcatGAACATTTAATTAGTGGTACAATATATAATGGAATTTGGGAATTTACACTTAATGGGTTGATTGAAcaatatgaaaaaattacATTGGTCACTTTATGTGACAGCtttcatttgttttattttggtGATTTATTCTCAATTAATTATCCATCAGAAACTATAAATTtaccaaaaacaaaatttaagaGTATGTAATTTACATTAAatagatattaaattatttaattattatttaaaaaatattaaatttaaaataattatttatttatttattttttaattagattTCAATTACATTaaagatttgaaaaatatttctttcttttataataatatttcagcAACAAAtcaaacaatttcaaatattatgtttttaaattttacaaatattaatgattatAAAGATCAAACTATTGGTTTAAATCTAATAGATTCGAAATCTTTAAGAGATTTAACCTATGATAGTTATTTTGGAGCAGGTGGTAGTTTAAATGACGCTCAACtaaaacaatattattttgcAGAGTTTGATTCAGTAAATAATCAATTCCAAATTCGTTTTAATATACCTGCAAATACAATTCCAGGAAGATTAGATTttgtattatcattttcaaacaAAGTTCATATATATAGTCCATCTTTACCAAATAGTTATCAACTATATGTATATCCATTAAGTgagttttattttagttatttacaaaaaagaacaattgtcttattttattttatattaatattgtttattttttttattattaaaagatattgataTACAAGGCCCAgtttttacaaatattattaaaaatccaAATGGTAATTTAGGATGGCTTGTTACAATTGAAGACAGTGTCAATGGTTTGGATTATGGTGTAATTTCAGTTTATGGTTTAATTGATAGCTCGACATATAACTTTACAATTAAACCTTCAAATGCGGTTAAAGGTGATAAATGGAAAGGAGATTATGAAATTTATCTTTCAAATTCTATTTGCATTACACAAGATTacataattaaatttgtacAACTTTTTGACACTCAAGGAAATAGTGCTAcctttataaaatatatggATTTATCAGATTCAGGTCCTATATTTTTTAGAACTATTACAAATCCATTCATATATTTTTACAATgatacaaatattaataagaTTTCCATTACttgtaaaaatgaaatttttggTTCAAATTCTATACCACcacaattattatcattttcttccTCAACAAGCCAATTGGATGTTGGATTAATCAATAaagttgattttgattttgattcatttgatgatttaggtattaaagaaaatcaattcCCAATTGTTTATCTTTCAACAAGAAAATATGAAACCATTCAATGTATTTCAAGAAACACttcaatttttgataaatctaCAAGATTTAGatgttcaattgaaattcCAATTGGATTTGGATATCCAAAtggaattttattatcagtgtatggttttataaataatggtGGTTATTTTAGTGGTTTTTGTTCACAACAATTACTTGAAatgaatttttcaaattttatctCAACTAATGGCACATTTACACTTGATCAACCATATATTAAaagttcaaataaaatttcaaatcttGGAGGTAATTTATGGATTTTTGGTAGAGGTTTTGGAGTGAATTGTACTGTTTGGGTAAGATATATTGATGATATTGGTTTTAATCAATGTGTAACAACAACGATTTATTCAagttcaattttaattgcaAGAATTAAACCAACCAATAACTCCTTTACCATTGTAATTAAAACTCAATCTACAAAGTCAAATGAATTCATCATCAATCCAATtggattttattataattatactGCACCTACTTCACCTCCTTTACCTACAAATCCACCAAAGAAATGTTTGGGTAATCCAGAATGTGGTGGAAGAAATAATGGTTATTgtaataatggtattggATGCGTATGCTACACTCCATGGTTAGGTGAAGATTGTACTTCAAAAGTTATTGTTATTCCTCAACcatcaacaaatacaacaaacCCTACAACTGAAATACCAATTAATGGAGGTAATAATACAAAGGATAATAATCTATATAgatcattaatttcattagtATCATTAAGAGAATTagatttcaataataaacaagtaaaattatttaattttgaaaaatggGTATATtcagaaattaataatacaacaaacaaatatttaACTACAAtctcaaataaaaatagtgttGGTGAAATAGTTGAAACTAATATCACAGTAGTATTACAATGGTTTGAAAAGAATGATACAGTAATATTTGCAGGTCAAACATTAAGAATGAAtccatcatcaattaaatatacaGTTAATATTACAAGTTATTCATTCGCTCAAAATCTTAACCATCTTCAATTGATTATGTCTGCATCATTACAATCCTCTAAAACTGATGATATATGctcttcaaaattatttggtaataCTAGCGATGGCGATAATTCAAACTTTATGAAACTAAAAGTAAATGATCATTCAGTATATGGTAGATTTATTAAACGTGCtattgttgataataaaattatctcTGTCGATAATAGTATTTTAGATGATTCAATAAATCCAGATTCAAATTCTCATAAATCTGAAACATTTATTGGTATCTCAATTCCATTTTATAGTGATAGTGTATTGGTTGATCCTGATTTCTCTCTCCTTATCGATAATAGTCCCGCATcttcaaatgatgaaaattcaatttgtgCATCCTCTTcctcaaaattatcaaaagtaCAAATTGCTGGTATTATAATAGGTTCGGTTGGTTTTACTGCTGTGGCCATAATTTCAactatttacattattagaaaaagaaaagaacaACAAACAATTATAAACAAAATGAAGAGAGTTAGCCAATCAGTGAATTAgccatcaaaaaataaaaaaataaaaaaaaaaataaaaaaaaaaataaaaaataaaaaaaattaaaaaaaaaataaaaaaaaaaaaatctcaaCCTACACAGAGAAAACCTCGCACACACTTTCACAAAAACCTCCGAAATCtcaatccaaaaaaaaaaaaaagtgtttctATTTTTGCGACCAATCAAAATGaaactgttttttttattttaattgttttttttaatttgaaaatttttttttttttagcacAATGTCCTATaagacatttttttttatttcaattgatgtttttttttttttttttttttcaatatttttaaaagtatttaatctttttgtaaaatgataaagaattgtttaatttattcttttattttttcattactatattataattatttcatatttggagaaattttaaataaccaAGATTATAActgtataaataatatatttcaaAAAGCTGGTATTAGTACCGAAAATGATACCACTTTAGGTTATTACGATTTTTGTAGCACTAATCACATTGAATGTAATGGTAATAGTGTAACTTCAATGTAAGactaaacaaataaaaaataatagtaataataaaaaaaaaaaaaaaaaaaaaaaaaaagttgaatttccattgtattaataaaattaaaaatataataaaagaacACTACAACAAAATATTGAACCATTATATTATAcagattttaattgttttaaaaaccCTTTATACAATGTAAATTTTAATGGATCAACTATTTCTCCAGATCTATTCACAACATCTCCAGGGTTTAGTTATAGATTACAATTCTTTTCATGTGCAAACATTTATATTAATCAACCAGTACCTTTAcaaacaaaagaaatttatataaataatttaattgaagaattGAAAACCAATatatctttttcaaaaatcaaatcattGAATTCCTTTATTATGTATATGACAAACCCCTATGTACCATATAATTAtccttattttttaaatgatgtaGATTTTTACATTCCACTAAACCAATTAgttatttattctttaaacGTACCTtcttttacatttttaaatccATCCCAAgtgtaataatttttttttttttttttttttttttttttttttttttttttatataactttttattaatttaatcattaaataattattttagtgAAATTACATTGGGTAAAGGTTTTGATATTTCTTCATTgtctaattttaatgatgtaTCACATTTCAATAATTCATGCTCCATTTCATTAAAAGTTTTGGAGGGATCAATATCAAGCTTCCCATTTTCTAAAGcaaataatcttttaaaatctgTGTATGTTACATTACCCGAATAgctttttataattttattttctatactaatattttttaaaaaacagaACAATACAAAGCTATATTGATAAAcctttgaatttaattgatttgagtaacttaaaaattacatctttgtaagtatttttttttttaataataaatataaaatcgaaaaatattaattttcaattaaaagaataatgtcaaatgtttcaaatttattcaacATTAACAACGAAATACCATTTACAAATTTTCCTTCAACAATTCAAACATTGTaggtattttttaaaataaaaaaaaaaaaaaaaaaaatttaatttctaacAAACTCTTTGTGTTTAACCAAAAAAGCAATTTTTTGGATGGAAAGATTAACAGTATTcctaaaaatataaatgtagaatttatttcatttagaAATAATTCAATGAGTGGTccaattggtaaattaaGTCAATTTGGAAGCAATGTAAAAAATTTGtaagtttataaaaaaaaaaaaaaaaaaaaaaaaataaaatatagtaaattattaattttcttttggaTATTACgaaaaattagatttatttcaatgaataaattaaGTGGAACAATTGACGAATCATTTTGTGGCCTTCATGATTATGATTtctcaaataattcatttaccAGTGTTCCCAAATGTTTTAGTTGTTTCTTCCCAAAAGATCCTAATTATGGTTcagaattaaaatcaaaatttgtTACGAATCAATTTGATGCAAGTCAACCTCAAGGTaaggtttttttaatttttaatttttttttttaaaatttgttagGTTGTTTTTAACATTTCCTTTTTTAGACTGTAATGTTGTattaaatttagttttagaaaatggattattaaaattgtttgGAGATTTCGTAGGATTATATAGATATGGATTCAATTCACAACCAAACAATGTGGATTGGGTTTGGAAAAACTATACATATTATATTGGAACACCAAAACAAGGAACAACAATACCAGATCttattagttttaaatatGATTTCTATGAAACAAATTTCACATTATTTACATCATCAACCCcaccaaaaattaaaacagtTGAATCATTTCCTGCTTCAACCACATTTACATTCAATGGTGAATactttaattataatatttcagagacaaatgtaaaaataggtaataaaatttgtaatataATTTCAACAGAATTTTCAAAGATTGTTTGTTCAgttgatgaattatttgattcgtcattaaaagatttaataacAACCATTCAAGTTGGAAATTTGAAACAACAAATAACTGTAACACCCTATATCATGAACACAGTAATTCAATGTAATGATAGTTGTGATGGTGTTTGTTATACTTCCAATGGTACATGTGCTTCAATAGCGTTTTATGTTTCATCAGTTGTTCCAATTCAAGAAAACACCGAAGGAACAGTACAGCTCTATGGATCATTTGGAGAAATTcataatgatttatcaattactATTGGTGGTTCTATATGTAATAAAACATATATTGATGctggtttaattaattgtacATTAAAAGCAGTAGGAAGTGGTATAAAACTATTGAATGTAACTCAAAATGGTAATTCATGGATTAGTAAATCAATGTTTAGCTATTTACCACCAAATACCGTTAAAAATTGCccaaataattgtttttcaaatttaaatcaaggAGTTTGCAACACATCCCTAGGCCAATGTGAATGTTTCCAAGAATATAGTGGAATAGATTGTAGTCTCTATAGAGGTGGAAATCATCCAGAAACAACTAATGATGTAGATGAAAATACTGGTAAATCTACCTTATCAAATAAAGAAACTAATTATGAAATAGATATTATACAATTATTAGAAGTTgatataaatgataaaatcgTTAATAACTATTCTCTTGAAAACaattggaaattaaaaaatgtaacAAATAGTAAAACATTTTTCTTTTcccaaaaaattcaaaattcaaattgtgaattaatttcaataatagaTCAAATTAATAGTGATCAAAGATTATCTTTTGCAGGTGTTGATTTTTATATTCAATCTGGAGCTATTAAATTAACCATTTCAATTAGTAACTATACATATTCAAGCTCTTTAAATACACTAAAACTTCAAATGAAAACAATTGCCAATCAAGAATCCACAAATTGTAATACCAAATCAACAGATATTGATACAAGTGGTATAGTTACAAATTCAACTTTAAATTATGTTACAATCAAAAAGAATAACAAAGTTTTAGTTGGTAGATTTATTAATCGTGTCTTATCAGATGGTAGATCTACATTTATCACTTCAAATGTTGTATCAACAAGTGATAAAGAatctttaatattacaaGTTAATTTACCCCATTGTGTTTCAGAGTGTGTCATAGATCCAggtaaagtttttttttttttttttttcctattaaaataattaactattattaatgataatttttaatattttctttttagatTTCTCATTACTAGTTAGCCCAGATTACATTGACAATTGTTCAACGAAAAGAAAATGGGTTATACCAGTTGCAGTTGTAGTTAGTGTAGTTGGCGCAGCATTTTTAATTGGACTttcaataattatatatagaAAGAATCAAATAgcaattagaattaaattatcaactattagattatcaaaaaaataaaaataaaaataaaaataaaaataaaatgtattttaaaagttatttgtttattaaattatatttacaatagttttttttttttttttttaattttttttttattattaattctatttttaaaaaaattttataaatatgttttattgttattattatttttattactattattattattattattattattataattattattattatttttattattattatctaccACTATGACCAATTGTAGGACTTGAATAAATATAAGTATGAGAATTTGCATCTTCTTTAATAGATTCTAATTTTGCTTCATTTGATTCAGAGTAAAAAGTTTCTTCATGGTCAACAGTTGATGAAGATAATTCTTCTTTGATCATTGGTGGGAGAGATTGAGATTGTGGTTGTTCTTCAAGTTTTAGCTTACTAAAAGATCTCTTTAATTGAGTTGGTGTACTTGAATTTGTGAAATCTCTACTGAATTTTCTGACACTCTTTACggatatatttaatttagaaTCATCATACTCtggtattttatttgaatcaaaGTTTGGatcatttttgaatttatcgACGACAGAGTCAACTCTTTTATCACGTTCATCCCAATATTTACCATTAAAGTCCCAACGATAACCATATTTTGAATCTTCTCTCTTTGAGAAATAATTTGGTTTCCAAATTTCTTTTCTACTTTCTCTAgtctttcttttttctctttcacgctcttcaattttatttttctcttTATTTGCAAGTTTATTCTCTTCTCTCTCCAAGTAAATTCTATCCATACGAACTCTTGAATCGGTGGAGGGTAAAACTGCTTGATATTCTTTAGACATTTCATTTAAGCCTTGAATCCATTTACCATGCTTCCATTTATTGAAATTCTCGGGTGGTTCAATTGTAGCTTCCCAAAGTGTAATCTCACCAGAACTCTTACGAGATGGACCTTCAGAGTGTTTCTTTGCTTTGACATATTTATCCCATTTACCATTAATATGTACACGTGCATTACCCTTTGAATCAAGAATTTCACCTTGTACTTTTCTTTGAGTACCTTCGAACCAACCAGACTTTTGGAAATTTATAATGGCTTTCTCACCAGTGTTATGATTCTCTACTATTAAGTCACCATAGTGTTCTATCCACATCTTtccaaatataatattatgaCAAATTGCGGATGGAACCTTCCAAGTGAAATGTTCACCAGtagaatttaaatataaatgattttgacCATGACTGAAAACATCTAATGAATTACCCCAGAATTTTGTAGTAATCCATGATTCTTGTTGTAAATCGAAAATTTCACTTGTAGTTTGAGCAATACCAATTGGTGGATGATGTGAAACTTGTTCACAAAATGATTTATATCTACCTTGTTTATCAATATATTCAAATGTCTCTCCCAATAATGGATTAAATGGTTTtgctttaaaaaaaaaaaaagaaggaaaaataaaaaaataaattagtatttataaattttaaaaaattattaaaataataataataataatatttaccaGTTCTTGTATATGAACTAAATACAGCAATATTAAAAGCGGTTAAATACATTAATCTATCGATTGAATCAGAACAAGTTGAagctttttcaattaattctacAAAACGTAATGGTTCTAATTGACATTCTAAAACGGTTAATGGTTCAAAAAAGTAGACTGGTAATGAAACCAAAGACATTGGATCCTTTCCAACTAGACCACCAACTTTTTTccataatgattttttatcttCTGGAGCGGATTCGGCATCACCTATTTCATTACCAAAATTGTAGTCATCCAATGTATCGATTTGTTCTCCAATGTTTGGTTCACCTCTTTTATCATATGAGTCGGATAGAGAATTACTATCGTCACTGTAGCTACTTGCAGTATCTGGTACAACTTGGTTGCCATTCATATCATATTTACCAACAGGTGATTCAGATTTGGATTTTCTTGAACTCTTTGGAGTACCATCCTTTTTAACTaactttttgaaaaaatttgacattattaattttttttaccagAGGTACCTT
It includes:
- the osbK gene encoding oxysterol binding family protein, member 11 — its product is MSNFFKKLVKKDGTPKSSRKSKSESPVGKYDMNGNQVVPDTASSYSDDSNSLSDSYDKRGEPNIGEQIDTLDDYNFGNEIGDAESAPEDKKSLWKKVGGLVGKDPMSLVSLPVYFFEPLTVLECQLEPLRFVELIEKASTCSDSIDRLMYLTAFNIAVFSSYTRTAKPFNPLLGETFEYIDKQGRYKSFCEQVSHHPPIGIAQTTSEIFDLQQESWITTKFWGNSLDVFSHGQNHLYLNSTGEHFTWKVPSAICHNIIFGKMWIEHYGDLIVENHNTGEKAIINFQKSGWFEGTQRKVQGEILDSKGNARVHINGKWDKYVKAKKHSEGPSRKSSGEITLWEATIEPPENFNKWKHGKWIQGLNEMSKEYQAVLPSTDSRVRMDRIYLEREENKLANKEKNKIEEREREKRKTRESRKEIWKPNYFSKREDSKYGYRWDFNGKYWDERDKRVDSVVDKFKNDPNFDSNKIPEYDDSKLNISVKSVRKFSRDFTNSSTPTQLKRSFSKLKLEEQPQSQSLPPMIKEELSSSTVDHEETFYSESNEAKLESIKEDANSHTYIYSSPTIGHSGR